Proteins encoded in a region of the Zea mays cultivar B73 chromosome 4, Zm-B73-REFERENCE-NAM-5.0, whole genome shotgun sequence genome:
- the LOC100383801 gene encoding DNA repair protein RAD5B-like, with translation MLVSVAADDSGWQESPSQAVLFADEIAAVRAVLGGTLSEASIIAALSQCGGNAERAINAILDDAEVVSAPKRAKVELDVGGVPVQVPVAVKVKAESIDVGAVAPAAVKVKAEPIDGDVVGSQQSDGSSAKATAKMKSEPAEWSAKTPDRFVPDARSVGAPVAVASAGAGISIVPRQNKRPRQEVGTIELTTTHPVPYLNSRPIRALPPMPPMGGDGEVYDPKPIQMVPPLEIQMHDPRTTLPAPSPIDIEMYQQPPRPPPVDVEMCEQRSRPRPRPLRAVVPASVTDMRMVVAPPDGEFGDFPVERDWMLVGKSYVPGLSTNRGRRRLDAGEIVHFAFPSYEKIYGGLKMTAKKAAALAQIVRFSTKRAGEIGKLSPEWTQCLVPLVNSSKVKIQGKLVFPTMELRLMQEILLYVSFYIHKSVLAEMDNSPCDMLDHANVDFTPSPLHKLLSLLNLKPSNKDAFSLDDLTTRKLKQILRGNNNNGDDSTPVLGHTFLEQGADEQAISEAALNKLVGTAETFDLEEAEPPTTLVSVLKPYQKQALFWMSKLEKGIDANEETKTLNPCWSAYNIADRRAPPVYVNLFTGQATTQFPSMTETVRGGILADAMGLGKTVMTIALILSNPRGEFSNCIKGDTRYLGDRATRGYTSTSSVRGGTLVVCPMSLLGQWKDELEAHSAQGALSVFVHYAGDKTSSLMLMAQHDVVLTTYGVLSAACKTECNSIFHRMDWYRIVLDEAHTIKSPKTKSAQAAYRLKSECRWCLTGTPLQNNLEDLYSLLCFLHVEPWCNAKWWQRLIQKPYENGDDRGLKLVRAILRPLMLRRTKETKDKIGNPILVLPPARIEVVECEQSEHERDFYEALFRRSKVQFDKFVAQGSVLNNYANILELLLRLRQCCDHPFLVISRADPKKYADLNQLAQQFLEGVQQSSSGRQNVVPSLAYVEGVVEEIRQGATMECPICLESASDDPVLTPCAHRMCGECLVSSWRTPDGGPCPLCRRHISKSDLIILPAQSRFQVDAKNNWKDSCKVKTLVTMLESLQRKQEKSIVFSQFTSFFDLLEIRFTQKGIKFLRFDGKLSQKHKEKVLKEFSESQDKLVLMMSLKAGGVGLNLTAASNVFMMDPWWNPAVEEQAIMRIHRIGQKREVRVKRFIVKGTVEERMQQVQMRKQRMVSGALTDEEIRGARIEHLKMLFK, from the exons ATGCtagtctccgtcgccgccgacgaCTCCGGCTGGCAGGAGTCCCCGTCGCAGGCCGTCCTCTTCGCCGACGAGATCGCTGCCGTCCGCGCTGTCCTGGGCGGGACCCTCTCCGAGGCCAGCATCATTGCCGCGCTCTCCCAGTGCGGTGGCAACGCTGAGCGCGCCATCAACGCGATCCTCGACGACGCCGAGGTCGTTTCCGCCCCCAAGCGGGCCAAGGTCGAGCTCGACGTCGGTGGTGTTCCGGTGCAGGTGCCGGTAGCTGTCAAGGTGAAGGCCGAATCCATCGACGTCGgggccgtggcgccggcagctgtcaAGGTGAAGGCCGAGCCCATTGACGGCGATGTCGTGGGGAGCCAACAATCCGATGGCTCCTCCGCGAAGGCCACCGCCAAGATGAAGAGCGAGCCGGCCGAATGGTCCGCCAAGACACCCGACCGATTCGTCCCCGACGCGCGCAGTGTAGGTGCGCCTGTGGCGGTGGCGAGCGCCGGCGCCGGCATAAGCATCGTCCCGCGGCAGAATAAGAGGCCGAGGCAGGAGGTGGGGACCATCGAACTCACTACCACGCACCCGGTGCCGTACCTCAACTCGCGGCCCATCCGGGCGCTGCCACCCATGCCACCCATGGGCGGGGACGGGGAGGTGTACGACCCGAAGCCTATCCAGATGGTGCCGCCCCTGGAAATCCAGATGCACGATCCGAGGACCACCCTACCTGCGCCGTCACCCATCGACATCGAGATGTACCAACAACCGCCGCGGCCGCCGCCCGTGGACGTCGAGATGTGCGAGCAGAGGtcgcggccccggccccggcccctcAGGGCGGTTGTGCCTGCCTCGGTGACGGACATGAGGATGGTGGTGGCGCCACCGGACGGCGAGTTTGGCGACTTCCCTGTGGAGCGCGACTGGATGCTCGTCGGCAAGTCCTATGTGCCCGGGCTGTCCACCAACCGTGGGAGGAGGAGGTTGGACGCTGGGGAGATTGTCCATTTCGCCTTCCCTTCGTACGAGAAGATCTATGGCGGGTTAAAGATGACTGCCAAGAAGGCGGCGGCTCTGGCACAGATTGTTCGCTTTTCCACCAAACGAGCCGGAGAG ATTGGGAAGCTGTCCCCAGAGTGGACGCAATGCCTTGTCCCGCTTGTCAACTCGTCCAAGGTGAAGATTCAGGGGAAGCTCGTGTTCCCAACAATGGAGCTGAGGCTGATGCAGGAGATATTGCTCTATGTTAG CTTCTACATCCACAAATCTGTGCTAGCCGAAATGGACAACTCACCCTGTGACATGCTCGATCATGCAAATGTTGATTTCACTCCCAGTCCTCTCCATAAATTGCTTAGTTTGCTCAACCTAAAGCCATCCAACAAG GATGCTTTCTCCCTTGACGATCTCACCACTAGAAAGCTGAAGCAAATTCTAAGG GGTAACAATAATAATGGTGATGATTCTACTCCGGTGCTTGGCCATACATTTCTCGAGCAAGGCGCTGATGAGCAGGCGATTTCAGAGGCTGCCTTGAACAAACTTGTTGGCACTGCTGAAACATTTGACTTAGAG GAAGCAGAGCCTCCCACTACCCTTGTCTCTGTTCTAAAGCCATACCAGAAACAAGCTCTCTTCTGGATGTCTAAATTGGAGAAGGGAATTGATGCTAATGAAGAGACAAAAACTCTTAATCCGTGTTGGAGTGCCTACAATATTGCAGACAG GAGAGCTCCTCCAGTCTATGTTAATCTTTTTACTGGTCAAGCAACAACACAATTTCCAAGTATGACTGAGACTGTAAGAGGAGGG ATACTAGCAGACGCAATGGGTCTTGGCAAAACTGTGATGACCATTGCTCTGATACTTTCCAATCCTAGGGGGGAGTTCTCTAACTGTATAAAAGGAGACACAAGGTATCTAGGAGATCGTGCGACCAGAGGATACACCTCAACATCCTCTGTGAGAGGAGGTACCCTTGTTGTTTGCCCTATGTCATTATTGGGCCAATGGAAG GATGAGTTGGAGGCACATTCGGCACAAGGAGCTCTTTCTGTGTTTGTGCATTATGCTGGTGATAAAACTAGTAGCCTCATGCTGATGGCTCAACATGATGTCGTTTTAACAACCTATGGTGTCCTCTCAGCTGCATGCAAAACG GAATGCAACAGCATTTTTCACAGGATGGATTGGTATAGGATTGTGCTTGATGAAGCTCACACAATCAAATCTCCTAAAACTAAAAGTGCCCAAGCAGCTTATAGATTAAAGTCGGAATGCAGATGGTGCCTTACAGGCACACCATTGCAA AATAATTTGGAGGACCTCTACAGTCTTCTCTGCTTCCTACATGTTGAACCATGGTGCAATGCAAAATG GTGGCAGAGGCTTATTCAGAAACCTTATGAGAATGGTGATGATAGAGGGTTGAAACTTGTTAGAGCTATTCTTAGGCCACTAATGCTAAGGAGGACCAAGGAAACAAAAGACAAGATTGGCAA TCCCATACTGGTTCTACCTCCAGCTCGTATTGAAGTTGTAGAGTGCGAACAATCTGAACATGAACGTGATTTCTATGAAGCACTTTTCAggagatcaaag GTTCAGTTTGACAAATTTGTAGCACAAGGCAGTGTTCTGAACAATTACGCTAATATTCTCGAGTTACTTCTCCGGCTAAGGCAGTGCTGCGATCACCCTTTTCTGGTTATCAG CCGAGCTGACCCTAAAAAGTATGCTGACCTCAACCAGCTTGCACAGCAATTCCTTGAAGGGGTGCAGCAGAGTTCGTCTGGAAGACAGAACGTAGTGCCTTCACTGGCTTATGTAGAAGGGGTCGTCGAGGAAATTCGCCAGGGTGCTACGATGGAGTGCCCTATCTGTCTCGAGTCAGCTTCGGACGATCCAGTGCTCACGCCTTGCGCACACCGGATGTGTGGCGAATGCCTTGTTTCTAGCTGGAGGACTCCAGACGGAGGGCCATGCCCACTCTGTAGACGTCACATCAGCAAGTCTGACCTGATCATACTGCCTGCTCAGAGTCGTTTCCAGGTGGATGCCAAGAACAACTGGAAGGACTCGTGCAAAGTGAAAACGCTCGTAACGATGCTGGAGAGCCTTCAGAGGAAGCAGGAGAAGAGCATCGTGTTCAGCCAGTTTACTTCCTTCTTCGATCTTCTGGAGATCCGCTTCACCCAGAAGGGTATCAAGTTCTTGAGGTTTGATGGCAAGCTGAGCCAGAAGCACAAAGAGAAAGTTCTGAAGGAGTTCAGTGAGAGCCAGGACAAGCTG GTGCTAATGATGTCGCTCAAGGCTGGAGGTGTAGGGCTAAATCTAACTGCTGCCTCCAACGTTTTTATGATG GATCCGTGGTGGAATCCGGCTGTGGAAGAGCAGGCTATCATGAGAATTCACCGCATTGGGCAGAAAAGAGAGGTCCGAGTCAAACGCTTCATCGTCAAG GGTACTGTCGAGGAGCGGATGCAGCAGGTCCAGATGCGCAAGCAGAGGATGGTTTCTGGGGCGCTCACCGACGAGGAGATTCGTGGCGCTCGCATTGAGCATCTCAAGATGTTGTTTAAATAA